The following are encoded together in the Brassica napus cultivar Da-Ae chromosome A9, Da-Ae, whole genome shotgun sequence genome:
- the LOC106397360 gene encoding factor of DNA methylation 4-like isoform X1, whose product MFKSFMFVCYSAYFVFLSTPTSLRASLPSHLLPTRRLSSSLSKEVAMYSRRELDDLEYRYYSEMKDGTRKVKISDSLFRCPFCYLDRKRDYNFDDLLRHAYNISGSSRTKDGREIARHLALERYMKKYLRPLERPSSDVSSLHTEVLTGSWITAGSSSSAAGEVNSSVVKSSSPCIAEAEPMSVSGGDDPVPSGEERQMFSPKHNSSLSNQDNTHPSKRACLTAGGKEGEEPVQQSGLSHGAPRYPQRRDPLAARNDGLMFVHPWKGILANISRTFIEKTRKFAGESGSKIREEFVSKGFNPHKVEPLWNGRVGFTGFAIVYFGKDWEAYRNATMFEKHFEVNQCGKRDYDSARDRGEELYGWIAKREDYYSRTVVGDHLRKQGDLVTVSGKEAEQQRRAFTLVSNLENTLETKSTNLEEIESKYKETSTELQRSMKEKDEMINAHNEKMSSMQQKARDYLASVKNEHEKAAQHLEAQRKEFEERERYLDKCQTLNKTERRKLQWQKQKNLMATEEQNKADEEMTRLAKQQQREKDELRERVKKLEKKLDDELALELEIERMRGGLQVMGHMEDPDMKEEIEKTKEKLKEKEEESEFQESLYQALVVKHGYTNDELQDARKALIRSMQELTLRGQISVKRMGALDEKPFQKLTKERYPAKEADVEAAKLCSLWDNHLRDSAWHPIKVVLIDGNHKEVLNEEDEKLQELKKGLGDEVFEAVTQALMERNEYNGSGRYIVPELWNFKEGRKSTLKEGVVYLMKLWTHLKPKPKRK is encoded by the exons CTGAAATGAAAGATGGAACTCGCAAGGTCAAGATCTCTGACTCTCTCTTCAGGTGTCCCTTCTGCTACTTAGACCGCAAGCGTGATTACAACTTTGACGACTTGCTTCGTCATGCTTACAACATCAGCGGTAGTTCCCGCACTAAGGATGGGCGAGAGATAGCTAGACATCTCGCACTTGAGAGATACATGAAGAAGTATCTCCGCCCTCTGGAAAGACCATCATCAGATGTCTCTTCTCTTCATACAGAGGTGTTAACCGGAAGCTGGATAACAGCAGGCTCATCAAGCTCTGCTGCAGGGGAAGTGAATAGCAGCGTTGTCAAATCCAGTTCACCATGTATCGCTGAAGCTGAACCTATGTCTGTCTCAGGAGGAGATGATCCTGTACCAAGCGGTGAAGAAAGACAGATGTTTTCTCCTAAACACAACTCCTCTTTGAGCAACCAAGACAATACACACCCTTCCAAAAGAGCTTGCCTCACTGCTGGTGGTAAAGAGGGAGAAGAACCTGTCCAACAGAGTGGTCTCAGCCATGGTGCTCCAAGATATCCTCAGAGGCGTGATCCTTTGGCTGCTCGTAATGATGGTCTGATGTTTGTGCATCCATGGAAAGGGATCTTGGCCAACATCAGTAGAACTTTTATTGAGAAGACAAGGAAGTTCGCTGGCGAGAGTGGAAGCAAAATTAGGGAAGAGTTTGTTAGCAAAGGGTTTAATCCCCACAAGGTCGAGCCACTGTGGAACGGCAGAGTTGGTTTCACAGGTTTTGCGATTGTTTACTTTGGCAAAGACTGGGAAGCTTACAGGAACGCCACCATGTTTGAGAAGCACTTTGAAGTCAATCAGTGTGGGAAGAGAGACTACGATTCTGCACGTGATCGTGGCGAAGAGCTTTACGGTTGGATAGCAAAAAGGGAGGACTACTACTCGAGAACTGTAGTTGGAGACCACCTCAGGAAGCAAGGGGACTTGGTGACTGTTTCTGGAAAAGAGGCAGAGCAACAAAGAAGGGCATTCACGCTTGTCTCCAACTTGGAAAACACACTCGAGACCAAAAGCACTAACCTTGAAGAAATAGAGAGCAAGTACAAAGAAACCAGTACAGAGCTTCAGAGGAGTATGAAAGAGAAGGATGAAATGATCAACGCTCATAATGAAA AGATGAGTAGCATGCAGCAAAAGGCGCGTGATTATTTGGCGAGTGTGAAAAATGAACATGAAAAGGCAGCTCAGCATCTGGAAGCTCAAAGGAAAGAGTTTGAAGAGAGGGAGAGATATCTTGATAAATGTCAAACGCTGAACAAAACTGAGCGACGAAAGCTTCAATGGCAAAAACAGAAG AACTTAATGGCTACTGAAGAGCAAAACAAAGCTGATGAAGAAATGACGAGATTGGCTAAACAGCAACAG AGGGAGAAAGATGAGTTACGTGAGAGAGTCAAAAAGCTGGAGAAAAAACTAGATGATGAGCTGGCATTGGAGCTGGAGATAGAGAGAATGAGGGGTGGGCTGCAGGTGATGGGACACATGGAAGATCCTGATATGAAGGAAGAGATAGAAAAGACAAAGGAAAAACtaaaggagaaagaagaggagTCAGAGTTCCAAGAGTCACTCTATCAAGCTCTTGTTGTTAAACATGGCTACACTAACGACGAGCTTCAGGATGCTCGCAAGGCGTTGATCAGA TCAATGCAAGAGTTGACCTTACGTGGTCAGATCTCTGTGAAGAGAATGGGAGCTTTGGATGAGAAACCTTTCCAAAAACTAACTAAAGAGAGATATCCAGCAAAAGAGGCTGATGTAGAAGCAGCAAAGCTTTGTTCCTTATGGGACAACCACTTGAGAGACTCGGCTTGGCATCCGATTAAGGTCGTCCTAATAGACGGAAACCACAAG GAGGTGCTGAATGAAGAGGATGAGAAGCTGCAGGAACTGAAGAAAGGGCTGGGGGATGAAGTGTTTGAAGCAGTGACACAAGCGCTGATGGAGAGGAACGAGTACAATGGAAGTGGAAGGTACATAGTGCCTGAGCTTTGGAACTTTAAAGAAGGAAGAAAATCAACTCTCAAAGAAGGTGTGGTTTATCTGATGAAGTTGTGGACGCACCTCAAGCCAAAGCCCAAGCGTAAGTAA
- the LOC106397360 gene encoding factor of DNA methylation 4-like isoform X2: MYSRRELDDLEYRYYSEMKDGTRKVKISDSLFRCPFCYLDRKRDYNFDDLLRHAYNISGSSRTKDGREIARHLALERYMKKYLRPLERPSSDVSSLHTEVLTGSWITAGSSSSAAGEVNSSVVKSSSPCIAEAEPMSVSGGDDPVPSGEERQMFSPKHNSSLSNQDNTHPSKRACLTAGGKEGEEPVQQSGLSHGAPRYPQRRDPLAARNDGLMFVHPWKGILANISRTFIEKTRKFAGESGSKIREEFVSKGFNPHKVEPLWNGRVGFTGFAIVYFGKDWEAYRNATMFEKHFEVNQCGKRDYDSARDRGEELYGWIAKREDYYSRTVVGDHLRKQGDLVTVSGKEAEQQRRAFTLVSNLENTLETKSTNLEEIESKYKETSTELQRSMKEKDEMINAHNEKMSSMQQKARDYLASVKNEHEKAAQHLEAQRKEFEERERYLDKCQTLNKTERRKLQWQKQKNLMATEEQNKADEEMTRLAKQQQREKDELRERVKKLEKKLDDELALELEIERMRGGLQVMGHMEDPDMKEEIEKTKEKLKEKEEESEFQESLYQALVVKHGYTNDELQDARKALIRSMQELTLRGQISVKRMGALDEKPFQKLTKERYPAKEADVEAAKLCSLWDNHLRDSAWHPIKVVLIDGNHKEVLNEEDEKLQELKKGLGDEVFEAVTQALMERNEYNGSGRYIVPELWNFKEGRKSTLKEGVVYLMKLWTHLKPKPKRK, from the exons CTGAAATGAAAGATGGAACTCGCAAGGTCAAGATCTCTGACTCTCTCTTCAGGTGTCCCTTCTGCTACTTAGACCGCAAGCGTGATTACAACTTTGACGACTTGCTTCGTCATGCTTACAACATCAGCGGTAGTTCCCGCACTAAGGATGGGCGAGAGATAGCTAGACATCTCGCACTTGAGAGATACATGAAGAAGTATCTCCGCCCTCTGGAAAGACCATCATCAGATGTCTCTTCTCTTCATACAGAGGTGTTAACCGGAAGCTGGATAACAGCAGGCTCATCAAGCTCTGCTGCAGGGGAAGTGAATAGCAGCGTTGTCAAATCCAGTTCACCATGTATCGCTGAAGCTGAACCTATGTCTGTCTCAGGAGGAGATGATCCTGTACCAAGCGGTGAAGAAAGACAGATGTTTTCTCCTAAACACAACTCCTCTTTGAGCAACCAAGACAATACACACCCTTCCAAAAGAGCTTGCCTCACTGCTGGTGGTAAAGAGGGAGAAGAACCTGTCCAACAGAGTGGTCTCAGCCATGGTGCTCCAAGATATCCTCAGAGGCGTGATCCTTTGGCTGCTCGTAATGATGGTCTGATGTTTGTGCATCCATGGAAAGGGATCTTGGCCAACATCAGTAGAACTTTTATTGAGAAGACAAGGAAGTTCGCTGGCGAGAGTGGAAGCAAAATTAGGGAAGAGTTTGTTAGCAAAGGGTTTAATCCCCACAAGGTCGAGCCACTGTGGAACGGCAGAGTTGGTTTCACAGGTTTTGCGATTGTTTACTTTGGCAAAGACTGGGAAGCTTACAGGAACGCCACCATGTTTGAGAAGCACTTTGAAGTCAATCAGTGTGGGAAGAGAGACTACGATTCTGCACGTGATCGTGGCGAAGAGCTTTACGGTTGGATAGCAAAAAGGGAGGACTACTACTCGAGAACTGTAGTTGGAGACCACCTCAGGAAGCAAGGGGACTTGGTGACTGTTTCTGGAAAAGAGGCAGAGCAACAAAGAAGGGCATTCACGCTTGTCTCCAACTTGGAAAACACACTCGAGACCAAAAGCACTAACCTTGAAGAAATAGAGAGCAAGTACAAAGAAACCAGTACAGAGCTTCAGAGGAGTATGAAAGAGAAGGATGAAATGATCAACGCTCATAATGAAA AGATGAGTAGCATGCAGCAAAAGGCGCGTGATTATTTGGCGAGTGTGAAAAATGAACATGAAAAGGCAGCTCAGCATCTGGAAGCTCAAAGGAAAGAGTTTGAAGAGAGGGAGAGATATCTTGATAAATGTCAAACGCTGAACAAAACTGAGCGACGAAAGCTTCAATGGCAAAAACAGAAG AACTTAATGGCTACTGAAGAGCAAAACAAAGCTGATGAAGAAATGACGAGATTGGCTAAACAGCAACAG AGGGAGAAAGATGAGTTACGTGAGAGAGTCAAAAAGCTGGAGAAAAAACTAGATGATGAGCTGGCATTGGAGCTGGAGATAGAGAGAATGAGGGGTGGGCTGCAGGTGATGGGACACATGGAAGATCCTGATATGAAGGAAGAGATAGAAAAGACAAAGGAAAAACtaaaggagaaagaagaggagTCAGAGTTCCAAGAGTCACTCTATCAAGCTCTTGTTGTTAAACATGGCTACACTAACGACGAGCTTCAGGATGCTCGCAAGGCGTTGATCAGA TCAATGCAAGAGTTGACCTTACGTGGTCAGATCTCTGTGAAGAGAATGGGAGCTTTGGATGAGAAACCTTTCCAAAAACTAACTAAAGAGAGATATCCAGCAAAAGAGGCTGATGTAGAAGCAGCAAAGCTTTGTTCCTTATGGGACAACCACTTGAGAGACTCGGCTTGGCATCCGATTAAGGTCGTCCTAATAGACGGAAACCACAAG GAGGTGCTGAATGAAGAGGATGAGAAGCTGCAGGAACTGAAGAAAGGGCTGGGGGATGAAGTGTTTGAAGCAGTGACACAAGCGCTGATGGAGAGGAACGAGTACAATGGAAGTGGAAGGTACATAGTGCCTGAGCTTTGGAACTTTAAAGAAGGAAGAAAATCAACTCTCAAAGAAGGTGTGGTTTATCTGATGAAGTTGTGGACGCACCTCAAGCCAAAGCCCAAGCGTAAGTAA
- the LOC106399656 gene encoding cytochrome P450 71B29-like gives MAMFLCLFFLLPLFLIFLKNLKPSKWKLPPGPKKLPIIGNLHQLHDLPPRNLSQTYGPVMLMRFGFVPVVVISSKEAAEEVLKIHDLDCCSRPETEGTRKISYNFKDIGFAPYGEEWKAMRKLSVVELFTTKKFHSFRHIREEENDLLVKKLMDSASNRSLVSLKRTLHALVGSIVCRIAFGINLHECEFIDEDSIVDLVHKSEILEMTSMFSDFFPGGIGRFMDWISGQSKRLDHVFSELDTFFQNILNDHLRPVRRDVERYGIINVMIDMMEQERDGDSFKLTTDHLKGMISDIFIAGVSTSAFTMIWAMTELIRNPRVMKKVQDEIQTNLEDNKERITEQDLTKLHYFKLVVKEVFRLHPAVPFLLPRETISQVKIQGYDIPTKTQIMINVYAIARDPKLWTNPDEFNPDRFLDSSVDYKGLNFELLPFGSGRRICPGMAMGITLVELGLLNLLYFFDWGLPEEVEAERIIKDNEVALDLVQVTRH, from the exons ATGGCAATGTTCCTCTGTCTCTTTTTCCTCTTACCTCTTTTCTTAATcttcttgaaaaatctcaaacCTTCGAAATGGAAGCTGCCTCCGGGACCAAAGAAGCTTCCGATCATCGGAAACTTACACCAACTCCATGACTTACCTCCCAGGAACCTCTCCCAAACTTACGGACCAGTGATGCTTATGCGTTTTGGCTTCGTTCCCGTGGTGGTGATCTCATCTAAAGAAGCAGCGGAGGAAGTACTCAAGATCCACGACCTAGACTGTTGTAGCCGACCAGAGACAGAAGGGACAAGAAAGATCTCTTACAACTTTAAAGACATCGGATTCGCTCCGTACGGTGAAGAGTGGAAGGCGATGCGGAAGCTCTCAGTGGTCGAGCTCTTCACCACAAAAAAGTTTCACTCCTTTAGGCATATAAGAGAGGAAGAGAATGACTTGTTGGTCAAGAAACTGATGGACTCTGCTTCGAACCGATCTCTGGTAAGTCTGAAGAGAACCCTTCACGCATTAGTTGGAAGTATTGTATGTAGGATCGCGTTTGGGATAAATCTACATGAGTGTGAGTTCATAGATGAAGATAGCATCGTGGATCTTGTGCACAAGTCGGAGATACTCGAGATGACTTCTATGTTCTCTGACTTTTTCCCGGGAGGGATCGGTAGATTCATGGACTGGATCTCTGGTCAGAGCAAGAGACTGGATCATGTTTTCTCGGAGCTTGACACTTTCTTTCAGAACATTCTCAATGATCATCTAAGGCCTGTGAGAAGAGATGTAGAGAGGTATGGTATAATCAACGTGATGATCGATATGATGGAGcaagagagagatggagacTCGTTCAAGCTCACCACGGATCATCTGAAAGGAATGATCTcg GACATATTTATTGCAGGGGTTAGCACAAGCGCCTTCACAATGATATGGGCAATGACGGAACTAATCAGAAACCCTAGAGTGATGAAGAAAGTCCAAGACGAGATTCAGACAAACCTAGAAGACAATAAGGAGAGAATCACAGAACAAGATCTCACAAAGCTTCATTACTTCAAGCTTGTGGTTAAAGAGGTATTCAGATTGCACCCAGCAGTTCCATTTTTGCTCCCAAGAGAGACAATATCTCAAGTCAAGATCCAAGGCTACGACATTCCCACCAAAACTCAGATCATGATCAATGTCTACGCGATTGCACGAGATCCAAAACTCTGGACAAACCCTGACGAGTTTAACCCTGACAGGTTTCTCGACAGTTCTGTAGATTACAAGGGATTGAACTTTGAGCTATTACCGTTTGGTTCTGGTCGGAGAATCTGTCCAGGGATGGCAATGGGAATCACACTTGTTGAATTAGGGTTGTTAAATTTACTTTACTTCTTTGATTGGGGATTGCCGGAAGAGGTAGAAGCTGAGAGGATCATTAAAGACAACGAAGTTGCTCTTGACCTCGTTCAAGTTACTCGCCACTGA